The Mya arenaria isolate MELC-2E11 chromosome 16, ASM2691426v1 genome includes a window with the following:
- the LOC128221704 gene encoding techylectin-5B-like, which produces MTLRLDVSLPNGTTGFDEYSGFYISPPDQYNFNVNRRINSGGMSYYWLLSNTGNNLDMNHQAFSAYDRDVDNRYYNCAGRYGGGWWFNGCFHTILNGPYTSGYFYYSSFTQHQRLKTSKMMFRMRSSD; this is translated from the exons ATGACGTTACGCCTGGATGTGAGTTTACCAAACGGAACCACTGGATTTGACGAGTACTcgggtttttatatttctcCACCAGACCAGTACAACTTTAACGTTAATAGGAGAATCAACTCAGGTGGAA TGTCCTATTATTGGCTTCTGTCCAACACTGGCAATAATCTTGATATGAACCACCAGGCGTTTTCAGCATATGACAGGGACGTGGACAACCGGTATTATAACTGTGCAGGCAGATATGGAGGAGGCTGGTGGTTCAATGGCTGCTTCCACACTATCCTGAATGGTCCCTACACCAGTGGATATTTTTATTATAGCTCATTTACACAACACCAAAGACTGAAGACGTCTAAAATGATGTTTCGAATGAGAAGTTCAGATTAA